The sequence TTAATTTCGGGCATCTAATCTTTCATTTCCATGAGTATAAAAGTAAATAATATCAGCAAAAAATACGGAGAACAATTGGCGCTCAATGCTGTTTCATTTGAAATAAATTCGGGAGAAATTGTCGGATTTCTTGGACCAAACGGTGCTGGAAAATCAACAATGATGAAAATCATAACGTGCTTTATTCCGCAAACAACGGGCGATGCAAGTGTTTGCGGATTTGATGTGTCCGAAGAATCCATGGAAGTGCGTAAAAGCGTGGGCTATTTGGCGGAACACAATCCTTTGTATTTGGATATGTATGTGAAAGAATATTTGGAGTTTGTTGCTGGCTTACACAAGCTCAAAAATATACCGCAACGTATCGCTGAAATGATTGAAATTACAGGACTTCAGATAGAACAAAAGAAAAAAATCGGAGCACTTTCCAAAGGATACCGTCAGCGTGTTGGATTAGCGCAAGCACTGATTCACGATCCGAAAGTATTGATTTTAGACGAACCTACAACAGGTTTAGATCCCAATCAATTAGCGGAAATTCGTCAGTTGATTATTAAAATCGGGAAAGAAAAAACGGTAATGCTTTCTACCCATATTATGCAAGAAGTGGAAGCCGTTTGTAGCCGCGTCATTATCATCAATAAAGGACAAATTGTGGCAGACAAGCCAACAGAACAACTTCAAAAATCGCCAGAAAGCGAACAAATTATTACAGTGGAATTTGATAAAGCCCCGAACGAAAATTTCTTAAAAAACATAGAAGGTGTTACTAATGTGATGCAATTAAATGGGAATACTTGGCAAATGACTGCTCAAACTACAGCGGATATTCGACCGCTTATTTTTCAATATGC comes from Bacteroidia bacterium and encodes:
- the gldA gene encoding gliding motility-associated ABC transporter ATP-binding subunit GldA translates to MSIKVNNISKKYGEQLALNAVSFEINSGEIVGFLGPNGAGKSTMMKIITCFIPQTTGDASVCGFDVSEESMEVRKSVGYLAEHNPLYLDMYVKEYLEFVAGLHKLKNIPQRIAEMIEITGLQIEQKKKIGALSKGYRQRVGLAQALIHDPKVLILDEPTTGLDPNQLAEIRQLIIKIGKEKTVMLSTHIMQEVEAVCSRVIIINKGQIVADKPTEQLQKSPESEQIITVEFDKAPNENFLKNIEGVTNVMQLNGNTWQMTAQTTADIRPLIFQYAVKNNLTVLAMNKEERKLEDVFKELTK